The Papio anubis isolate 15944 chromosome 1, Panubis1.0, whole genome shotgun sequence genome window below encodes:
- the C1QB gene encoding complement C1q subcomponent subunit B: MMMKILWGSIPVLMLLLLLGLLDVSWAQGSCTGPPAIPGTPGIPGTPGSDGQPGTPGIKGEKGLPGLAGDHGEFGEKGDPGIPGNPGKVGPKGPMGPKGGPGAPGAPGPKGESGDYKATQKIAFSATRTINTPLRRDQTIRFDHVITNMNNNYEPRSGKFTCRVPGLYYFTYHASSRGNLCVKLMRGRERPQKVVTFCDYAYNTFQVTTGGMVLKLEQGENVFLQATDKNSLLGMEGANSIFSGFLLFPDVEA; this comes from the exons ATGATGATGAAGATCCTGTGGGGCAGCATCCCGGTACTGATGTTGCTCCTGCTCCTGGGTCTGCTCGATGTCTCCTGGGCCCAGGGCAGCTGCACCGGGCCCCCAGCCATCCCTGGCACTCCGGGTATCCCTGGGACACCTGGCTCCGATGGCCAACCTGGGACCCCAGGGATAAAAGGAGAGAAAG GGCTTCCAGGGCTGGCTGGAGACCATGGTGAGTTCGGAGAGAAGGGAGACCCGGGGATTCCTGGGAATCCAGGAAAAGTCGGCCCCAAGGGCCCTATGGGCCCTAAAGGCGGCCCAGGAGCCCCTGGAGCCCCAGGCCCCAAAGGTGAATCGGGAGACTACAAGGCCACCCAGAAAATCGCCTTCTCTGCCACAAGAACCATCAACACCCCCCTGCGCCGGGACCAGACCATCCGCTTCGACCACGTGATCACCAACATGAACAACAACTACGAGCCCCGCAGTGGCAAGTTCACCTGCAGGGTGCCCGGCCTCTACTACTTCACCTACCACGCCAGCTCTCGAGGGAACCTGTGTGTGAAGCTCATGCGTGGCCGGGAGCGCCCACAGAAGGTGGTCACCTTCTGCGACTACGCCTACAACACCTTCCAGGTCACCACCGGTGGCATGGTCCTCAAGCTGGAGCAGGGGGAGAACGTCTTCCTGCAGGCCACTGACAAGAACTCACTACTGGGCATGGAGGGTGCCAACAGCATCTTCTCCGGGTTCCTGCTCTTTCCAGATGTGGAGGCCTGA